A genomic window from Synechococcus sp. CBW1107 includes:
- a CDS encoding DUF3084 domain-containing protein: MSGWLLILALLALGGVLATLGDRLGSRVGKARLSLFNLRPRKTAVLITVLTGSLISAVSLGLMLAVSERLRVGLFELDALQARLLDSRTTLRRSEQNLRRSRQEQARVEAALQRARRDREQTRRQLTAAEIQTRQLRGELKPLLAQRQDLLVQRDRLNRDIRARDQDIRKTETELARVRGLITAGETELKGLEEKLIALRRGDVVISSGQPLASAKVNPRNATEANAAVVALLRQANLNAFQRVLPSETPNRQILLVPRQDIATLESRISRGGPWVVSILSAANVLRGEDQVLGFPDLRPNRQVLRKGDLMASTVLEGDERSSEQVRNRLNLLLAASFAKAQRQGSIADGVQFDVAAFNRLGRELSERPPGQTVTLEAVAVRDAETPDPLVLDLRLSEAPGEPRPERQGPGRGQP, encoded by the coding sequence GTGTCCGGCTGGCTGCTGATTCTGGCCCTTCTGGCTCTCGGGGGGGTGTTGGCCACCCTGGGGGATCGGCTGGGCAGCCGGGTGGGGAAGGCCAGACTCAGTCTGTTCAACCTGCGGCCACGCAAGACGGCCGTGCTGATCACGGTCCTCACAGGCAGCCTCATCAGCGCCGTCTCCCTCGGACTGATGCTGGCGGTGAGCGAGCGCCTGCGCGTTGGACTGTTCGAACTCGATGCCCTGCAGGCCAGGCTGCTCGACAGCCGCACCACCCTGCGCCGCAGTGAGCAGAACCTGCGACGCAGCCGCCAGGAGCAGGCCAGGGTGGAAGCGGCGCTGCAGCGGGCGCGCCGCGATCGGGAGCAGACCAGGCGTCAGCTCACCGCCGCTGAGATCCAGACGCGCCAGTTGCGCGGCGAACTCAAGCCCCTGCTGGCTCAGCGCCAGGACCTGCTGGTCCAGCGCGACCGCCTCAACCGGGACATCCGCGCCAGGGACCAGGACATCCGCAAAACCGAAACGGAGCTGGCCCGGGTGCGCGGCCTGATCACGGCCGGCGAAACAGAACTCAAGGGACTGGAGGAGAAACTGATCGCGCTGCGCCGCGGCGATGTGGTGATCAGCAGCGGACAACCCCTGGCCAGCGCCAAGGTGAACCCCCGCAACGCAACCGAAGCCAACGCCGCGGTCGTGGCACTGCTGCGTCAGGCCAATCTGAATGCCTTCCAGCGGGTGCTGCCCTCAGAAACCCCCAACCGCCAGATCCTGCTGGTGCCCCGCCAGGACATCGCCACCCTCGAATCTCGCATCTCCAGGGGCGGGCCCTGGGTGGTGAGCATCCTCTCGGCCGCGAACGTGCTGCGGGGCGAGGACCAGGTGCTGGGCTTCCCCGACCTCAGGCCTAACCGCCAGGTGCTGCGCAAGGGAGATCTGATGGCCTCCACCGTGCTGGAGGGCGATGAACGCTCCAGCGAGCAGGTCCGCAACCGCCTCAACCTGCTGCTGGCGGCCTCCTTCGCCAAGGCCCAGCGCCAGGGCTCGATCGCCGACGGTGTTCAGTTCGACGTGGCGGCCTTCAACCGGCTGGGGCGGGAACTGAGCGAGCGCCCCCCCGGGCAGACCGTGACCCTCGAGGCCGTGGCCGTCCGTGACGCCGAGACCCCCGATCCGCTGGTGCTCGACCTGCGCCTGAGCGAAGCCCCAGGCGAGCCACGGCCGGAGCGGCAGGGGCCTGGGCGGGGGCAGCCATGA
- a CDS encoding DUF3146 family protein, with amino-acid sequence MSRLPATTAQLRVLHQSFSHQLLEGEVAAGGFHWTFRWAFGRGELTVEPSLGRALIQDALLRFLLQVDYQLEPGGDYAFTVRAKF; translated from the coding sequence TTGAGCCGCCTGCCCGCCACCACCGCCCAGCTGCGGGTGCTGCATCAGAGCTTCAGTCATCAGCTGCTGGAGGGCGAGGTGGCGGCCGGCGGCTTCCACTGGACCTTCCGCTGGGCGTTCGGGCGGGGAGAGCTGACGGTGGAGCCATCCCTGGGTCGTGCCCTGATTCAGGATGCGCTGCTGCGCTTCCTGCTCCAGGTTGATTATCAGCTCGAACCGGGCGGCGACTATGCCTTCACCGTGCGGGCCAAGTTCTAG
- the ntcA gene encoding global nitrogen regulator NtcA → MVGAMRGFSRTGGPATPAPVGLAAAASGASTLLDVMRGLSGCVIETVERGKTIFFPGDPAERVYLLRRGAVRLSRVYESGEEITVALLRENSLFGVLSLLTGQRSDRFYHAVAFTRVELVAAPAGSVRRAIEQDSSVGLLLLQGLSSRILQTETMIETLTHRDMSSRLVSFLLVLCRDFGVPGSEGITIDLRLSHQAIAEAIGSTRVTITRLLGDLRQAGLVQIDRKKITVFDPVALAKRFS, encoded by the coding sequence ATGGTTGGCGCGATGCGCGGATTCAGTCGCACGGGCGGCCCAGCGACACCAGCTCCCGTGGGCCTCGCCGCGGCCGCGAGCGGAGCGAGCACGCTCCTTGATGTGATGCGCGGCCTGAGCGGCTGCGTGATCGAAACCGTTGAGCGGGGTAAGACGATCTTCTTTCCCGGTGATCCGGCTGAGCGGGTCTATCTGCTGCGCCGGGGGGCCGTGCGTCTCTCGCGGGTGTACGAATCGGGTGAAGAAATCACCGTGGCCCTGCTGAGGGAAAACAGCCTGTTCGGGGTGCTTTCCCTGCTCACGGGTCAGCGTTCGGATCGCTTCTACCACGCGGTGGCCTTCACCCGGGTGGAACTGGTGGCGGCCCCGGCGGGTTCGGTGCGGCGGGCCATCGAGCAGGACTCCAGCGTGGGCCTGCTCCTCCTGCAAGGCCTCTCCTCGCGGATCCTGCAGACCGAGACGATGATCGAGACCCTCACACACCGGGACATGTCGTCAAGGCTGGTGAGTTTCCTGCTGGTGCTCTGCCGTGATTTCGGAGTGCCCGGGAGCGAAGGCATCACGATCGACCTTCGCCTCTCCCATCAGGCGATCGCCGAGGCCATCGGCTCGACACGGGTGACGATCACCCGTCTGCTGGGCGATCTGCGCCAGGCAGGACTGGTGCAGATCGATCGCAAGAAAATCACGGTCTTCGATCCGGTGGCCCTGGCCAAGCGCTTCAGCTGA
- a CDS encoding resolvase → MTRPAAPGLPIQGALAGLDPGRSKCGLVRTDRSRKQLLEALVIPPEQAWRRLEGWLLQGDVEAVILGNGTGSASWRQRLEPLAPVLLVEEHGSTLAARARFFELHPARGWRRLLPQGLRQPPRDWDDVVAQLLLERLLGHPLAAAPETR, encoded by the coding sequence ATGACGCGCCCAGCAGCACCGGGTCTTCCCATCCAGGGTGCCCTGGCGGGGCTCGACCCTGGGCGCAGCAAGTGCGGCCTGGTGCGCACAGACCGGAGCCGGAAGCAGCTGCTCGAAGCCCTGGTGATCCCTCCTGAGCAGGCCTGGAGGCGCCTGGAAGGCTGGCTGCTGCAAGGGGATGTGGAGGCTGTGATCCTCGGCAATGGCACCGGCAGCGCCAGCTGGCGGCAACGGCTGGAGCCGCTGGCGCCCGTGCTGCTGGTGGAGGAGCACGGGTCAACCCTGGCCGCGAGGGCACGCTTCTTTGAACTCCACCCGGCCCGCGGCTGGCGTCGCCTGTTGCCCCAGGGCCTGCGGCAACCACCCCGCGACTGGGATGACGTGGTGGCCCAGCTGCTGCTGGAGCGCCTGCTGGGTCACCCCCTGGCAGCGGCGCCGGAGACACGCTGA
- a CDS encoding cob(I)yrinic acid a,c-diamide adenosyltransferase, with translation MTASLRNASAESRHPVRAAGTSRPLPPRSRPLPARPEGLLQVHTASFRGSFDGVFSQALRSAGLGSRVLISQFLKGGVDQGPEHSLRLCGRLQWLRPAVPSCLTQPADLEPEPVHAAVREVWAFSRDQLLGAAVELMVLDELGLAIELGFLAAEEVISTLEQRPAHLDVILTGPSIPLELLAMADQVTQLRRGGAPC, from the coding sequence ATGACGGCCAGCCTGCGCAATGCCTCCGCCGAGTCGCGTCATCCCGTGCGCGCCGCCGGGACGTCCCGGCCGCTGCCGCCCCGCTCCCGGCCGCTGCCCGCGAGGCCCGAAGGTCTGCTTCAGGTGCACACCGCCTCGTTCCGCGGCAGTTTCGACGGGGTGTTCAGCCAGGCCCTGCGCAGTGCGGGACTGGGCAGCCGGGTGCTGATCAGTCAGTTCCTCAAGGGGGGGGTCGACCAGGGGCCTGAGCACAGCCTCAGGCTCTGTGGCCGGTTGCAGTGGTTGCGCCCGGCCGTGCCCTCCTGTCTCACCCAGCCTGCAGACCTGGAGCCGGAACCCGTGCATGCCGCCGTGCGGGAGGTGTGGGCCTTCAGCCGCGACCAGTTGCTGGGGGCCGCCGTGGAGCTGATGGTGCTCGATGAACTGGGACTGGCGATCGAGCTGGGTTTTCTCGCCGCTGAGGAGGTGATCAGCACCCTGGAGCAACGGCCAGCCCACCTGGATGTGATCCTCACAGGACCGTCCATCCCCCTGGAACTGCTGGCCATGGCCGATCAGGTCACCCAGCTGCGGCGGGGAGGTGCCCCATGCTGA
- the dcd gene encoding dCTP deaminase — translation MLKNDRWINALAAEGMIQPFQPTLVRHLEPETATRPVLSFGCSSYGYDLRLSPREFLIFRHVPGTVMNPKRFNPGNLEPAPLHHDEDGEYFILPAHSYGLGVALEKLKVPPTITVICLGKSTYARLGIIVNTTPAEAGWEGHLTLEFSNSSGADCRIYANEGITQLLFFEGDPCDTTYQDRAGKYQHQPERVTLARV, via the coding sequence ATGCTGAAGAACGACCGCTGGATCAATGCCCTGGCCGCGGAAGGGATGATCCAGCCCTTTCAGCCCACCCTGGTGAGGCATCTGGAGCCGGAGACCGCCACCCGGCCGGTGCTGAGCTTCGGCTGTTCCTCCTACGGCTACGACCTGCGCCTCTCGCCGCGGGAGTTTCTGATCTTCCGCCATGTGCCCGGCACGGTGATGAACCCGAAGCGGTTCAATCCCGGCAACCTGGAGCCCGCCCCCCTCCACCATGACGAGGATGGGGAGTACTTCATCCTGCCGGCCCATTCCTACGGCCTCGGCGTGGCCCTGGAGAAGCTGAAGGTTCCGCCGACGATCACCGTGATCTGCCTGGGCAAGAGCACCTACGCCCGGCTGGGCATCATCGTGAACACCACGCCGGCGGAGGCCGGCTGGGAGGGGCATCTCACCCTCGAATTCAGCAATTCATCCGGTGCGGACTGCCGGATCTACGCGAATGAGGGCATCACCCAGTTGCTGTTCTTCGAAGGAGATCCCTGTGACACCACCTACCAGGATCGCGCCGGCAAGTATCAGCATCAGCCGGAGCGCGTGACTCTGGCCAGGGTCTGA